Proteins from a single region of Syngnathus typhle isolate RoL2023-S1 ecotype Sweden linkage group LG10, RoL_Styp_1.0, whole genome shotgun sequence:
- the adar gene encoding double-stranded RNA-specific adenosine deaminase isoform X1 encodes MSRGRGGPDNEHYYRHPPPYRQARQPSERPGPSAPFPRSGPLFQQPYCYDRPLRGVASPPSAPPIPNVTKKPPNPNAPSQSYTPQPVLNSFQYLQVQFLRGHSAEAPQFKVSPQKAGSFNNSSYQQQPGYSRYPKPHWARGYHSQTPNLAGQPNQKQARSPYGGGGEWRIDALCDSFQSVSLYQKAAGVITFTPQIQERVHRALNPTQSVSARFLAKTLHLPKKVVNQALYSLLDSRKVSKVGLAPPKWTLYVRDERPQKSISGKPLQVKLETTTEKEEDSDADSQFSSSSSESSLSEVSSGQSRRTPISTMPDQKEQILQHLLNLGPVTALVLSKNMSLKTSKQVNSTLYALEKIGDVVKNGHVKPPTWELSAHRKERMRRTLQAAQSQHMMKVEDQVRDLLLPEPIPELEPLPFDEPWLPKTEVLSPTTVQPPSLNASQEETTVEGQWASDDIPEYLNAIRKQTDLERAAADNPVGTVAVSLAAPPAQNLWAKLQEVRLKNPVSGLMEYAQYLGHNCEFILLDQSGPSHDPRFRMQVMLNGRLFPIVEASAKKVAKKDAAAATLLILFGEMQGGTSSGNEGSTAGMDQTMNALSDSQGTIEGSGGVFGGGTVEVMGMPEGPRPPLSRSLLGGKNPVSVLMEYSQRSGNPIEFIITGQVGPPHDPRFMYKVKVGENLFAEASAPSKKAARQLAAEEAVKELMADGRLQLNKFSPCFFAIPPQPQLPLGSSSDSDSCGTCPSLPPLTADELRAAHEAGVGDLINHLNNNAVSGLLEYARARGFAAEIRLVGQSGSAHEPKFTYQAKLGGRWFPPVCASNKKQGKQEAADAALRVLIGEAERAARTGELIPAELPVSGSTLHDQIAMLSHQRFNALTTRIQHSLLGRKILATIIMRRGEGLGTVVSLGTGNRCVKGEELSLKGDTVNDGHAEIISRRGFVRFLYSELLKHFEGGDNSIFEAAADKKLQIKPDITFHLYISTAPCGDGALFDKSCSETGEEVGCHQPLFENAKQGKLRTKVENGEGTIPVESSAIVPTWDGIQHGERLRTMSCSDKILRWNVLGLQGALLTHFLHPIYLKSITLGYLYSHGHLTRAVCCRLARDGDAFSQSLPPPFQLNHPEVGRVSVYDSTRHTGKTKESSVNWSLPDNTSVEVLDGTKGKLDGSKLGVSRVSKSNLFCLFHTLCQRCERPDLLAMHSYAQAKMAASSFQLAKYRFFQALGDHGYGAWIGKPLEEKSFEAREEVANMPAAFGAARNGGATEYNQAEA; translated from the exons ATGAGCAGAGGTAGAGGCGGGCCTGACAACGAACACTATTACCGACACCCGCCGCCTTATCGCCAAGCGAGGCAACCTTCGGAAAGACCCGGCCCGTCCGCTCCCTTCCCGAGAAGCGGCCCGCTGTTCCAACAGCCGTATTGCTACGACCGACCTCTCCGTGGCGTAGCCTCCCCTCCGTCTGCCCCGCCCATACCGAACGTGACAAAGAAGCCTCCCAATCCTAACGCACCCTCGCAGAGTTATACCCCCCAGCCTGTCCTCAATTCTTTTCAGTACCTTCAAGTCCAGTTTCTGAGAGGACACAGCGCCGAGGCACCCCAGTTCAAAGTCAGTCCCCAAAAAGCCGGCAGCTTCAATAATTCCTCGTACCAGCAGCAGCCGGGTTACAGTCGCTATCCAAAACCACACTGGGCTCGAGGTTATCACAGCCAGACCCCCAATCTCGCCGGACAGCCAAATCAAAAGCAGGCGCGGAGTCCatacggcggcggcggggaaTGGCGCATCGACGCCCTCTGCGATAGTTTTCAGAGCGTGTCCCTCTACCAAAAAGCAGCGGGCGTCATCACGTTCACTCCACAAATCCAGGAGCGGGTGCACAGGGCTTTAAATCCGACCCAAAGTGTCTCTGCTCGATTTTTAGCCAAAACACTACATCTTCCCAAAAAGGTGGTCAACCAGGCCCTGTACTCATTGTTGGACTCACGCAAAGTCTCCAAGGTAGGCCTTGCCCCTCCAAAGTGGACTTTATACGTCAGGGACGAGCGTCCTCAAAAATCAATTTCGGGGAAACCCCTACAAGTCAAGTTAGAGACGACgacagaaaaagaagaagactcCGACGCAGATTCGCAGTTTTCCAGCTCTTCTTCGGAGTCGTCGCTTTCAGAAGTTTCATCCGGACAAAGTCGCCGAACTCCAATTTCCACAATGCCTGATCAGAAGGAGCAGATTTTGCAGCACCTGTTGAACTTAGGGCCGGTAACAGCTCTGGTGCTATCCAAAAACATGAGCTTGAAGACTTCCAAGCAGGTCAATTCCACCCTGTACGCCCTGGAGAAGATCGGCGACGTGGTGAAGAACGGCCACGTCAAACCGCCCACCTGGGAGCTCTCGGCCCATCGCAaagagaggatgaggaggactCTCCAAGCCGCGCAGAGCCAGCACATGATGAAGGTAGAAGATCAGGTGAGGGACCTCCTGCTGCCTGAGCCCATACCAGAACTTGAGCCGCTGCCGTTTGATGAACCGTGGTTGCCTAAGACTGAAGTG CTGTCTCCTACCACGGTTCAACCTCCGAGCTTAAACGCAAGTCAGGAGGAAACGACCGTGGAAGGACAGTGGGCCTCGGATGATATCCCCGAATATCTAAACGCCATTCGCAAACAGACCGACTTGGAGAGAGCGGCCGCCGACAACCCGGTGGGAACCGTCGCCGTGTCGCTGGCCGCCCCGCCGGCGCAGAACCTTTGGGCCAAGTTGCAAGAGGTCCGTCTGAAGAACCCGGTGAGCGGCCTGATGGAGTACGCCCAATATCTGGGACACAATTGTGAGTTCATACTCCTGGACCAGTCGGGACCGTCCCATGACCCCAG GTTCCGCATGCAGGTGATGCTGAACGGGAGATTGTTTCCCATCGTGGAAGCCTCGGCGAAGAAGGTCGCCAAGaaagacgccgccgccgccactttgCTGATCCTTTTCGGCGAGATGCAAGGAGGCACGAGTAGCGGGAACGAAGGAAGTACCGCCGGGATGGACCAAACGATGAACGCGCTCTCCGACTCTCAG gGCACCATTGAGGGCTCCGGAGGGGTTTTTGGAGGAGGCACGGTGGAAGTGATGGGCATGCCCGAGGGACCTCGCCCGCCGCTGTCACGCTCTCTCCTCGGCGGGAAGAACCCCGTGTCCGTTCTGATGGAGTACAGCCAGCGCAGCGGGAATCCCATCGAATTCATCATCACCGGACAAGTTGGCCCGCCACATGATCCGAG GTTCATGTACAAAGTAAAGGTCGGCGAGAACCTGTTTGCGGAGGCCTCGGCTCCGAGCAAGAAGGCAGCGCGCCAGCTGGCAGCCGAGGAGGCCGTCAAAGAATTGATGGCCGACGGCAGGCTGCAGCTTAACAAG TTTTCTCCTTGTTTCTTCGCCATCCCGCCCCAGCCCCAGCTGCCCCTGGGCTCCTCCAGCGACAGCGACAGCTGCGGGACTTGCCCCTCTCTGCCGCCTCTGACGGCCGACGAGTTGCGAGCGGCCCACGAGGCCGGCGTGGGCGATCTCATCAACCACCTGAATAACAACGCCGTGTCGGGTCTTCTGGAGTACGCCCGGGCCAGAGGATTTGCAGCTGAGATCCGGCTGGTGGGCCAGTCGGGGTCTGCGCACGAGCCAAA GTTCACCTATCAGGCCAAGTTGGGTGGACGCTGGTTCCCGCCAGTTTGCGCTTCGAACAAGAAGCAAGGCAAGCAGGAGGCGGCCGACGCCGCGCTTCGCGTTTTGATTGGTGAGGCGGAGAGGGCAGCCCGCACCGGAGAGCTCATCCCCGCCGAG CTTCCTGTGAGTGGCAGCACATTGCACGACCAGATCGCCATGTTGAGCCATCAGCGCTTCAACGCCCTGACCACCCGCATCCAGCACAGCCTGCTGGGACGCAAAATTCTGGCCACCATCATCATGAGGCGAGGGGAAGGCCTGGGAACTGTTGTTAGCCTCGGCACGG GCAATCGCTGCGTTAAAGGGGAGGAGCTAAGCCTCAAAGGGGACACTGTGAATGATGGCCATGCTGAAATTATCTCCAGAAGGGGATTTGTTCG ATTTCTGTACAGTGAGTTGCTGAAGCACTTTGAAGGTGGCGACAACAGCATATTTGAAGCGGCGGCGGATAAGAAACTGCAGATCAAACCCGACATCACCTTTCACCTCTACATTAG CACGGCGCCATGCGGGGACGGCGCTCTGTTCGACAAGTCGTGCAGCGAAACGGGGGAAGAGGTGGGCTGTCACCAGCCGCTCTTTGAGAACGCCAAGCAAGGCAAGCTGCGCACCAAGGTGGAAAACG GCGAGGGAACCATCCCGGTCGAGTCCAGCGCTATCGTGCCCACCTGGGACGGCATCCAGCATGGGGAGAGGCTGCGCACCATGAGTTGCAGTGATAAAATCCTGCGCTGGAACGTGTTGGGCCTACAGGGGGCGCTGCTCACTCACTTTTTGCATCCTATCTACCTGAAGTCCATCACACTTG GCTATTTGTACAGCCACGGTCACCTGACGCGGGCCGTGTGTTGTCGGCTGGCCAGAGATGGCGACGCGTTCAGCCAAAGtctcccccctcccttccagCTAAACCACCCCGAG GTGGGTCGAGTCAGCGTGTACGACTCCACGCGTCACACGGGCAAAACCAAGGAGTCCAGCGTCAACTGGAGCCTTCCGGACAACACGAGTGTGGAGGTTCTGGACGGGACCAAAGGCAAACTCGACGG AAGCAAGCTGGGCGTGTCCCGCGTGTCCAAATCCAACCTGTTCTGTCTGTTCCACACACTGTGCCAGCGCTGCGAGCGCCCCGACCTCCTCGCCATGCACTCGTACGCTCAGGCCAAGATGGCGGCCAGCTCCTTCCAGCTGGCCAAGTACCGCTTCTTCCAAGCGCTCGGCGACCACGGCTACGGCGCCTGGATCGGCAAACCGCTGGAGGAGAAGAGCTTCGAGGCTCGGGAGGAGGTGGCTAACATGCCGGCCGCGTTCGGCGCCGCTCGGAACGGCGGCGCCACGGAATACAACCAGGCGGAGGCGTAG
- the adar gene encoding double-stranded RNA-specific adenosine deaminase isoform X2, protein MSRGRGGPDNEHYYRHPPPYRQARQPSERPGPSAPFPRSGPLFQQPYCYDRPLRGVASPPSAPPIPNVTKKPPNPNAPSQSYTPQPVLNSFQYLQVQFLRGHSAEAPQFKVSPQKAGSFNNSSYQQQPGYSRYPKPHWARGYHSQTPNLAGQPNQKQARSPYGGGGEWRIDALCDSFQSVSLYQKAAGVITFTPQIQERVHRALNPTQSVSARFLAKTLHLPKKVVNQALYSLLDSRKVSKVGLAPPKWTLYVRDERPQKSISGKPLQVKLETTTEKEEDSDADSQFSSSSSESSLSEVSSGQSRRTPISTMPDQKEQILQHLLNLGPVTALVLSKNMSLKTSKQVNSTLYALEKIGDVVKNGHVKPPTWELSAHRKERMRRTLQAAQSQHMMKVEDQVRDLLLPEPIPELEPLPFDEPWLPKTEVLSPTTVQPPSLNASQEETTVEGQWASDDIPEYLNAIRKQTDLERAAADNPVGTVAVSLAAPPAQNLWAKLQEVRLKNPVSGLMEYAQYLGHNCEFILLDQSGPSHDPRFRMQVMLNGRLFPIVEASAKKVAKKDAAAATLLILFGEMQGGTSSGNEGSTAGMDQTMNALSDSQGTIEGSGGVFGGGTVEVMGMPEGPRPPLSRSLLGGKNPVSVLMEYSQRSGNPIEFIITGQVGPPHDPRFMYKVKVGENLFAEASAPSKKAARQLAAEEAVKELMADGRLQLNKPQLPLGSSSDSDSCGTCPSLPPLTADELRAAHEAGVGDLINHLNNNAVSGLLEYARARGFAAEIRLVGQSGSAHEPKFTYQAKLGGRWFPPVCASNKKQGKQEAADAALRVLIGEAERAARTGELIPAELPVSGSTLHDQIAMLSHQRFNALTTRIQHSLLGRKILATIIMRRGEGLGTVVSLGTGNRCVKGEELSLKGDTVNDGHAEIISRRGFVRFLYSELLKHFEGGDNSIFEAAADKKLQIKPDITFHLYISTAPCGDGALFDKSCSETGEEVGCHQPLFENAKQGKLRTKVENGEGTIPVESSAIVPTWDGIQHGERLRTMSCSDKILRWNVLGLQGALLTHFLHPIYLKSITLGYLYSHGHLTRAVCCRLARDGDAFSQSLPPPFQLNHPEVGRVSVYDSTRHTGKTKESSVNWSLPDNTSVEVLDGTKGKLDGSKLGVSRVSKSNLFCLFHTLCQRCERPDLLAMHSYAQAKMAASSFQLAKYRFFQALGDHGYGAWIGKPLEEKSFEAREEVANMPAAFGAARNGGATEYNQAEA, encoded by the exons ATGAGCAGAGGTAGAGGCGGGCCTGACAACGAACACTATTACCGACACCCGCCGCCTTATCGCCAAGCGAGGCAACCTTCGGAAAGACCCGGCCCGTCCGCTCCCTTCCCGAGAAGCGGCCCGCTGTTCCAACAGCCGTATTGCTACGACCGACCTCTCCGTGGCGTAGCCTCCCCTCCGTCTGCCCCGCCCATACCGAACGTGACAAAGAAGCCTCCCAATCCTAACGCACCCTCGCAGAGTTATACCCCCCAGCCTGTCCTCAATTCTTTTCAGTACCTTCAAGTCCAGTTTCTGAGAGGACACAGCGCCGAGGCACCCCAGTTCAAAGTCAGTCCCCAAAAAGCCGGCAGCTTCAATAATTCCTCGTACCAGCAGCAGCCGGGTTACAGTCGCTATCCAAAACCACACTGGGCTCGAGGTTATCACAGCCAGACCCCCAATCTCGCCGGACAGCCAAATCAAAAGCAGGCGCGGAGTCCatacggcggcggcggggaaTGGCGCATCGACGCCCTCTGCGATAGTTTTCAGAGCGTGTCCCTCTACCAAAAAGCAGCGGGCGTCATCACGTTCACTCCACAAATCCAGGAGCGGGTGCACAGGGCTTTAAATCCGACCCAAAGTGTCTCTGCTCGATTTTTAGCCAAAACACTACATCTTCCCAAAAAGGTGGTCAACCAGGCCCTGTACTCATTGTTGGACTCACGCAAAGTCTCCAAGGTAGGCCTTGCCCCTCCAAAGTGGACTTTATACGTCAGGGACGAGCGTCCTCAAAAATCAATTTCGGGGAAACCCCTACAAGTCAAGTTAGAGACGACgacagaaaaagaagaagactcCGACGCAGATTCGCAGTTTTCCAGCTCTTCTTCGGAGTCGTCGCTTTCAGAAGTTTCATCCGGACAAAGTCGCCGAACTCCAATTTCCACAATGCCTGATCAGAAGGAGCAGATTTTGCAGCACCTGTTGAACTTAGGGCCGGTAACAGCTCTGGTGCTATCCAAAAACATGAGCTTGAAGACTTCCAAGCAGGTCAATTCCACCCTGTACGCCCTGGAGAAGATCGGCGACGTGGTGAAGAACGGCCACGTCAAACCGCCCACCTGGGAGCTCTCGGCCCATCGCAaagagaggatgaggaggactCTCCAAGCCGCGCAGAGCCAGCACATGATGAAGGTAGAAGATCAGGTGAGGGACCTCCTGCTGCCTGAGCCCATACCAGAACTTGAGCCGCTGCCGTTTGATGAACCGTGGTTGCCTAAGACTGAAGTG CTGTCTCCTACCACGGTTCAACCTCCGAGCTTAAACGCAAGTCAGGAGGAAACGACCGTGGAAGGACAGTGGGCCTCGGATGATATCCCCGAATATCTAAACGCCATTCGCAAACAGACCGACTTGGAGAGAGCGGCCGCCGACAACCCGGTGGGAACCGTCGCCGTGTCGCTGGCCGCCCCGCCGGCGCAGAACCTTTGGGCCAAGTTGCAAGAGGTCCGTCTGAAGAACCCGGTGAGCGGCCTGATGGAGTACGCCCAATATCTGGGACACAATTGTGAGTTCATACTCCTGGACCAGTCGGGACCGTCCCATGACCCCAG GTTCCGCATGCAGGTGATGCTGAACGGGAGATTGTTTCCCATCGTGGAAGCCTCGGCGAAGAAGGTCGCCAAGaaagacgccgccgccgccactttgCTGATCCTTTTCGGCGAGATGCAAGGAGGCACGAGTAGCGGGAACGAAGGAAGTACCGCCGGGATGGACCAAACGATGAACGCGCTCTCCGACTCTCAG gGCACCATTGAGGGCTCCGGAGGGGTTTTTGGAGGAGGCACGGTGGAAGTGATGGGCATGCCCGAGGGACCTCGCCCGCCGCTGTCACGCTCTCTCCTCGGCGGGAAGAACCCCGTGTCCGTTCTGATGGAGTACAGCCAGCGCAGCGGGAATCCCATCGAATTCATCATCACCGGACAAGTTGGCCCGCCACATGATCCGAG GTTCATGTACAAAGTAAAGGTCGGCGAGAACCTGTTTGCGGAGGCCTCGGCTCCGAGCAAGAAGGCAGCGCGCCAGCTGGCAGCCGAGGAGGCCGTCAAAGAATTGATGGCCGACGGCAGGCTGCAGCTTAACAAG CCCCAGCTGCCCCTGGGCTCCTCCAGCGACAGCGACAGCTGCGGGACTTGCCCCTCTCTGCCGCCTCTGACGGCCGACGAGTTGCGAGCGGCCCACGAGGCCGGCGTGGGCGATCTCATCAACCACCTGAATAACAACGCCGTGTCGGGTCTTCTGGAGTACGCCCGGGCCAGAGGATTTGCAGCTGAGATCCGGCTGGTGGGCCAGTCGGGGTCTGCGCACGAGCCAAA GTTCACCTATCAGGCCAAGTTGGGTGGACGCTGGTTCCCGCCAGTTTGCGCTTCGAACAAGAAGCAAGGCAAGCAGGAGGCGGCCGACGCCGCGCTTCGCGTTTTGATTGGTGAGGCGGAGAGGGCAGCCCGCACCGGAGAGCTCATCCCCGCCGAG CTTCCTGTGAGTGGCAGCACATTGCACGACCAGATCGCCATGTTGAGCCATCAGCGCTTCAACGCCCTGACCACCCGCATCCAGCACAGCCTGCTGGGACGCAAAATTCTGGCCACCATCATCATGAGGCGAGGGGAAGGCCTGGGAACTGTTGTTAGCCTCGGCACGG GCAATCGCTGCGTTAAAGGGGAGGAGCTAAGCCTCAAAGGGGACACTGTGAATGATGGCCATGCTGAAATTATCTCCAGAAGGGGATTTGTTCG ATTTCTGTACAGTGAGTTGCTGAAGCACTTTGAAGGTGGCGACAACAGCATATTTGAAGCGGCGGCGGATAAGAAACTGCAGATCAAACCCGACATCACCTTTCACCTCTACATTAG CACGGCGCCATGCGGGGACGGCGCTCTGTTCGACAAGTCGTGCAGCGAAACGGGGGAAGAGGTGGGCTGTCACCAGCCGCTCTTTGAGAACGCCAAGCAAGGCAAGCTGCGCACCAAGGTGGAAAACG GCGAGGGAACCATCCCGGTCGAGTCCAGCGCTATCGTGCCCACCTGGGACGGCATCCAGCATGGGGAGAGGCTGCGCACCATGAGTTGCAGTGATAAAATCCTGCGCTGGAACGTGTTGGGCCTACAGGGGGCGCTGCTCACTCACTTTTTGCATCCTATCTACCTGAAGTCCATCACACTTG GCTATTTGTACAGCCACGGTCACCTGACGCGGGCCGTGTGTTGTCGGCTGGCCAGAGATGGCGACGCGTTCAGCCAAAGtctcccccctcccttccagCTAAACCACCCCGAG GTGGGTCGAGTCAGCGTGTACGACTCCACGCGTCACACGGGCAAAACCAAGGAGTCCAGCGTCAACTGGAGCCTTCCGGACAACACGAGTGTGGAGGTTCTGGACGGGACCAAAGGCAAACTCGACGG AAGCAAGCTGGGCGTGTCCCGCGTGTCCAAATCCAACCTGTTCTGTCTGTTCCACACACTGTGCCAGCGCTGCGAGCGCCCCGACCTCCTCGCCATGCACTCGTACGCTCAGGCCAAGATGGCGGCCAGCTCCTTCCAGCTGGCCAAGTACCGCTTCTTCCAAGCGCTCGGCGACCACGGCTACGGCGCCTGGATCGGCAAACCGCTGGAGGAGAAGAGCTTCGAGGCTCGGGAGGAGGTGGCTAACATGCCGGCCGCGTTCGGCGCCGCTCGGAACGGCGGCGCCACGGAATACAACCAGGCGGAGGCGTAG